The stretch of DNA TTTCGATTGTGGCCAGGGTTGTTGGGGCTGCCTCAAGGTAGGGCTTAGACATAAACGGGAGTACTGGAGGCAGTCTGTGTGGGAAGGGTTTGGGCAGAGCCAGAACAGGAGCCCAAAGGAAGAAGGTCATGCACATAGCTAGAATCCAAAACACCAGAAAAGACACTGGGAGCCATGAGGACTGAGGAGTTAGcgtgcccctggctttggatcagtgccaGACCTCTGGGTCGAAGAGCTCACGTCAGCTTAAAAGATGCCAAGTGGGTGAGGCAAGAACTGGAGAGGTGTTTTGTTTGCTGGTGCTTTAGACTCTGACCAGATACAACCCACAACTGAGACAGAAGATGAGGAATTCAAtgcctttgtagccatttttgTGAATTAAAAAAGGATTATGTTTGTCTTTGCACatgtgaatctttaaaaatgcatgaattatTATTACAATAAGATTTCATCTAGTTAGACTCCAGATTTATAATTTGAAAACCACTGAAAAGGTGAATGAAAATTAACCCTCAACAAGAGCCAGGCTTGGCAGTAAGTGAATGACGGTAGGGAACAAAGCTTTAAGAGATGCTGTGCTTCATCAGTGTACCGTGGGTGCCTTGCTTCCTTCACAAATCAGAAAAGGCTGGCCTACAAtccaaagctgtttttttttttttttaaacataagatACTGGTTGAGTATCTATGATTTTTGTTTGGAAATggaaatgtttcagattttggaatatttgcaaatACTTAATGTTTCTTATACATGTTGCCTGGTGGTCACTTTATATAtcattgttttatatataatttttaatgcaCCTGCATTTAGGTGGCAACTTGTCATATGAGGTCAGGTGTGGGATTTTCCACTTGTGTCTTCATGTTAGCACTAATAACATTGTCAATTTTGTAGCATTTCAGATTTCCTATTTTCTTACTAGGAATGCTTTGCTTTTATTCTAAGTATCGGCTCTTGAAAAGTTCATGTCACCCACCTGAGGAAAGCATAGGATTGCAGTGATGCAGAGTTCCAGTGTATTGTTCATAATGTTGCCTCAGGCACctatcactcctcaagtgatggTCCAGTGATAGGCCAAGGAGAGGCTACTTTTGTGGTAACTGTGGGTTGGAAGCATGATAGCAGTTTGGGTTTGAGATGagtgggaggaggcagcaggcctACCCCTTAGAAGTGGCCTACCAACCTTTGCTGCACTGACCTTACAGGCTGGGGCAAGGGCTTGAGCAAACGTACCCCAACTAAAGGGGAAAGGATGAGTACAGATGGTCCCTGTGCATGTGAGCAAAGCCTGAGCTTTCGCCTGAGCCATCAGCTTTATTGTCCAGAACAGCTTTTGCCTCTGCTGAGGGCATTGGTGCCCCTGGAATAGCTTTACTTGCCTTTTGTACGTATCGATTCTTGTGCATAGTGATCTTATAAACAAATTAACTTAGGTCTATACAAATGATTTCTTCTCATCCTCTGGAAGTTTAAACAGGTGTGAGCAGCAACTTATGCTAACAGCCAAGTGGAGAGGAAAAGCCATGGTTTGAATAAGCCGGGGTGATTTTTGCTTATGTCCCAGAGAAAAATGCACTAAGGGGTGGgtatgagtgagtgtgtgtgtgtgtgtgtgtgtgtgtgtgtgtgtgtaatcttcGAATTAGTCATCTGAGCTGCACACTGACCTGCAATTGTGGTTTGAAGTAGATAATAGGGACTTTGTGGGAAGAACTGTGCTTATCACAAAGGAGAGGCCATCAGAATACAGTGCGTGCTTGACACGGTTGCACTCAGGAGTGGTGCAGGTGGGCGGATTTCCACGCAGAAGGACTCTGAGAGCACCCAGGAGAAAGGGAGAATGGTGCTGCAGGAAGAGCTCTTTAGCAGACATGTTGGTTCTCAAGTGGCACAGGAGGGAAAGCATTGTTTGCAAATGACTAATGCCAGAAAATCTTCTCCCTGCAGGCAGTCCAGTGATCCAGGACGTGTCCCAGTGCTCACGCTGGTGATACGAATGACCTTTCTGTTCGTGACTCTCACCTGCGCTTCTGACTTCGTGCACCAAGCTTGAGACTGCATTAAATTGGGATGAGGTAAAGGGAGGTAGAGCCCAGCCCACTCTGCTGCCCTGGCCTGAGGTCCAGCTGCGGGGTCCTGCTGATGTCCTCAGCCACCCCCCTTCCACTTGTGCTTAAATGGCACAGCATTTagtgaaaacatcagaaaagGAAAGTGTGGGAGGTAAAACCCATGCCATGTCGCCCTGGCAGTTATGTCACAATGTGTTTCTCGTCCTGGGGAAGTTGACTATCATAATTCTTCTTACTTTAGGGAGCGGCTGTTCAAGTGCTTGCAGACTGACTGTGGCAAAGCCTTTGTTTCCAAATATAAACTGATGAGGTGAGAGGCTTTAAAATGGGGATGCACTTTCCAACCCCCCCGTACTTTGAAATGGGTTTTCCAGTCTTCAGAACACTCACTGCAAACAGTGGGGGGATGGGTGCAAGATGGGGATgcattttatccttttaaggatACGGCAGAGCTGTGTCTTCAGGGATTATGATGGTTTTCTGTGAGAAGTTTGCTGTGTGATGTCAGTTCTTTCCTTCTACAAACACTTCTTATGGCCTGCAGTACTCCTGGTCTAACACAGGACACCTTGTCATGCAGGCAAAACCTAAATGCAAGCTCACTTAGTGCTTTGGCTGAGCTGTGCAGATGCAGGAAGGTGTTCCTCAATGCCTGATGATAGCTGGGAAGGCTGCTCAGAAGGGGACAGCCATAACCTGTGAGAAACAATGAGCAGGAATAAGGCAGAAAGAAGGTTCTGGGAAAACCAAAGCCTTGTCTTTTAGGTACTTGTATGTTGAGGGGATCCTGGAGGAGAAGAGGTGGGCAGGGTTGAGGccaagaaggagagaaggaatgaaCTCTAAAGATATAGCTTTCAGGCTGTTCACATAAAATGCAGGGTGATGGTCAAAAGTAATGAGCATGACTTGCCATTTCAGTGGTGCTTATATGGACCATGTTACCATTAAATCTTGGATGCCATTGGAGGAAGGCACTTGAAAGAGTTGAAAACAATGCCTAAGTTATGTTCTTGGCCCCTaagaatatgaatttttaaaatataggttGATTTTTCAAGGGAACTTATAAACGCTTTATTATCCTAAACTTCATCTGTCTTATCCATAGGATTCTGTAACTCTCATAAATAGAAGTCCTGAGTGCCTACCATGAAAACccaattttttattacaaaggctcctggttttgcatcaaGCTGCTTATGTGCACACGCAGCCAAATACCCTGTAGTTATATGGGAAAAGATGGAAACACATGGGGAAGATACATATTTAAAAGAGACAGTAGAACCAACAGATTGGAGTAGAATCGGTTTGGGTTGCTGTGGTAAACCACATTGAATAAGATAGGTAATACTTATGAGGCGGTTATTCAAGGGAAATGACTTGTCCAAGTAAAGGGGTGAGAAGGGAAAACAGTGAACTTGATGCCAGAACCACAGTCCCTGCCATAGCCTTCAGTGTTTCTCACCTCTGACCTGAGCAATGGTCTCCTAAAGGAACAgaggatgccagcatgccatcagAAAAGCAAGCAGCACTCCCATTCCATTTCCCAACAACTGTGACATGAGCTGCAAAGTCAGGCTGAAGGAGAAAAGTTACATGCTTAACCAGAAGAGAGAACATGGGACCAGAAGGCAAACAGTGAAGCAAGCGAGATGCAGACATCCAAGTGCCAGGCAGATTGAAGTCCGTGCTCGGATACTCTGATGAATTCTAAGGGCCCTGACACGAGTCAGTTGACTCCCAAAGACAGTGGCCTCCTAAAATGAGTGGTCTCATGAGTTTGGAGGGAAGAGGATGAAGATGAGTTGCTGGAGTAATTTCATTTACACAACAAATTTTCTAGATGGGAACTGTAGGAGGCATATGCagaagaaaaaagggaagagaacTAAATGCTATGCAAAGGAAAGAATCAAATATGGAGGGAAGGGAGCAGCTgaaatttgaaagtttttttttaaaccttcaaGGACTGTGTCAACCCATGCACACTCCTGGTAGTACAGGAGCAGGGAATAAAAGAGTGGATAGGAAGTGTCAAGTTTAACGTTGTTAACCTGGGTACTGATCTGCTCACGGCTTATTAAGTAAAGTCAAATTGGATTAAAACCATCAACAAGAAAGGGGGGGGGAACAGGAAGAGAAGACCCAGGACTCTCAGGTCTTAATCACTAGGAGTGGGCCAAATAGGAAAAGTCTGAATGCCAGGTTTTCAAGCCAACTCTGTGTCCCCATCCCCTTGTATTAATCTGTGCTATAAATGTGGATATTCTGTGGAATAGTGTGGCTGTTTGCCCGCTAATAACTCTTCGGCAACCTCTGAATAGATTTTAAATTCGAGAATGCAGAGGTAGAGCATATTTTAGGTGTGTCCGATGTGTCTTGCATTAGTTCCTCTCCTCAGTACCCACCATGTTATATGCATGCCAAGCTGTAGTGGTCTGGGGGAAGAGATAGAACcaatggttgttttttttttttttttaaataactgaaagcTCTTCTTTGTAAAGGGAAACAGGAAGGAGttacagaatttttctttttaagaaagcaGTCTGATTTTGGTtagctttatgttttttttaactgGTTTCCAGTGTGTCCATGAGTGATGACCGCCTCTGTTTTCTAAATAGTAGCTACTGGAAACCCTTAACCCAATTATCCCACCTCTAGAGAAGGGGAACCGCTGGAACAGATAGAGTTCAAGGGTGAAAGGTGTAGGTATACATGTGACTTACTGCCTGAACAAGaccttttgctgttgttgttgcaaaATGAGTTGTTACAAATTCCTCTGTATCCAGAATCACAGGCTCAAAGGTACAGTTGCTTTTCAGTTGTCAGTAGAATAAGCTTTAGCTTCTGAAGATAAAATACCAAAGCAAATACACATAGTACGTGTTGTCTGAAGCCTTTTCAAGTTGAAGAATGTTAAACTCAGATCACTGCTGTTTGTGTTTTAAACTGGGTCCTATTAAACCCATCTATGGACTGAACTGTCTCGGGTGATAGTGACCTCGCAAGAACTGCATCTGGAAGAGTAAATGGAGCTCGTGAGAGTCTGTGAGGAGGGTGATGCCCACTTAATCCCTCCCCCCCAGAACAGTTTTTATgatcacatttttaaatatgtgtacTTGCTTGGAAATCATGTTGGAAAATatgttctaaatattttttattatagacTGTAAAACTGCCTTAAGCCTTTAGAAATGCTTAGTTTTTCAATTACGgttttttcaatgtatttggAAAAATTCAGAAAAGTAACTCAATGGAAAGTTAGACCAAAACCCATAGAAAATGTCGAACCTTTCTTCAGCTCTTAAAGCAGTCTCTTGCATGGTTTTCCCTTCTAGGCACATGGCTACCCACTCGCCCCAAAAGACTCATCAGTGCAATTACTGTGAGAAGACGTTCAACCGGAAAGACCACCTGAAAAACCACCTGCAGACCCACAACCCCAACAAAAGGGCCTTTGTGTGTGAGGAATGTGGGAAGAAGTACCACACCACGCTGGGCTACAAGAGGCACATGGCCCTCCATGCAGCCAACAGCGGTGACCTCACCTGTGGGGTGTGTTCGCTGGAGCTGGAGAGCACCGAGCTGCTGCTCACCCACCTCAAGTCCCATTCTGAAGAAAAGCCGCCCAGCACAGCCCGCGAGAAGAAGCACCGGTGCGAACACTGTGAGCGATGCTTCTACACTCGGAAGGATGTGCGTCGCCACCTGGTGGTCCATACAGGATGCAAGGACTTCCTGTGCCAGTTCTGTGCCCAGAGATTCGGGCGCAAAGACCACCTCACCCGCCATACCAAGAAAACACACCAGCAAGAGCTGATGAGGGAGAGTCTGCAGGGTGCAGAATTTCTGGGCACTTTCCACCCTATGGCGCCTGCCTTTCAGCTGCAGGCTGCTGCCCTGCCTCCTTTCCCCATAGGAGCGCCAGGTCCGAATGGGTTTGTAGGTGGTATGCCGGCTGAGATTCATGGCTTTACTTTTGGCCCCCCAGAGCCATCCGTTCAGCCAATGCCACAGTTGCCAGAGCCCTTTATGGCCATGCATCCTTCTGTTGCCCCAGGCTCTCCACCTCCAGGCTTTCAGAATCCTAAGTATGGTGCTGGTCCTACCTCTTACCCACCACTTGCAAACATGCCCCTCAAAGCAGATACTAAGGGGTTTTGCAGTATCAATATGTATGAGGACTTGCCTCTGCAAGAGCCTCAGTCACCTCCCAAGTTCAATCCAGGTTTTGATATGATGAAGGCAGGTCTACCAAAAATCAACCTGCCCAAGGAGCTGCCTCCAGATACTGTGAACCTAGCAATTTCTGCCTCTCTGGATATTTCCACTCTGTTGAGCTTCTGGCAGCTGCCTCCACCGCCACcgccacctccacccccacccccaccacctcctcctcctcctcctccacttcctcctcctcctcccccccaaaaTGCCTTTGGGAATAACACTCTCACCCTGGCACCTGGGGAACCTGTACCCCATGGACTGACCTGTttggagcagcagcagccgccgctgccgctgccgctgccgccgccacagccgcagcagcagcagcagcagcagcagcagcagcagcagcagcaggagaaccCCACAGCTGTGGGCACAGTGAATCTGGGCCAGCTCCCTCTGCCACCGATCCCCCATGTTTTCACGGCTGGCACCACCACTGCTATCCTGCCGCATTTTCATCATGCATTCAGATAACTTGGTTATTTGAAAGCATGTTTTTTGAATTCTGGAGGATGTTTTGGCAAGCATTTTGACCATGAGTTATAAtacgaaaaaaaaaattgggaaaaatgGGAGAGGGAATATGACTTATTCCTTGATGAGTAGCTTGAGAAAAGAATTCTGAAACTGCATGTATCGTGCCAATCTGCCCTGCGTATTCATGCTCTGTACTGCCTTGAATGGACGTGTGTAGTTTAATAGAACTGCAAGTCTTGTTACAACCAACATCCATAACGATGGCTGCTACATGTATACCCGTGTTTATCATGTTGAATTTAATTGCAAGCCACGATCATAATGTTCACAAGATAACTTTTGTGGCATAGTAAGGGGACTGTGGAAAGGTTTGGATTTCTACAagtcagaattttttaaaaggagaaaattccCTTTGTGCGTCACAACTAAGCACGTGTTTCTTTTCAGGGATTTTTTTCTACCTTCAAGGTTGGGCATAGTTTAATTACAATCACCATAGCCAGCCTGTAGTTTTACAGAAATAATTCCTTGTGGAGCAATAGAgtgctctatttaaaaaaaattttttaatgtagtTTGAATATTTTCCATAGGATGCTACATTGTGAGTTATCACTTCATTTGTCCTAAAGGCTGAATTGATTGTGTCAGCTGCATCTGACAGAAAAACATCACTGTGTAGCCAAACTGAGTGGTCATCTAATCAAAGCATCAATCAAAGGTGTTTTGCTGACTTTAATACTGATTATATTTTTAACAGAATTTAAAACTATTActggaatttaaaatatatatatatatttcacaagAATTTACTTCACTTTATCTTGCTTAAACTGCTGCTCCAACTGCTTAAGTTCATAAGTATTGTTTGCAATCACCAGTACATGCGTGCATTTGTAATCCATCAGATTTTCTTATTAGCTTTTATTCAACGACAATTACATTTTACAGTGTAATGATACCTGAATTCTCTCTTCAATATCTTACCAAATGAgtttctaaaatgtaaaacctaacctttttaaagttttttgccTTTCATGTTTAGCAACTTCCCTCTCCATAAACATACCTTACACATATCTTACATATAATAAACTTTACAAATCTTGCAATATGGTTTGATTTTTTGATGTACCTACGTTGGCGTCGGTGAGAACACCACCTTGATCACCCATGTTCCGGGCTCCCTCACGCCCCCTCCTGGTCATCACTTCCCCCACAGAAGCCACTGTTCTGATCTCTACTCAACATCTACTACACATTTTACCTTTTTGGGAGTAAAATAATTATCATTTAAGGTAGATGCTTCTATATTTCAGTTAATTCACAGCTCTAAGAACTTAGTTCTAAGAATACTGTGTACTATTCTGAATCCTTCTCAAAGGATCTGTGGTTTATTTCCTCTGTCTAGGTCAGAATACTGGTTGCTGGAGTTAAATTACTCTGGTCTGCCATGATCCAGTTTTATGACAATAGTATTTACCATTACTTTCGAGCACAAATTAGAAAATTAAGCATTACTGGGATTTCTTTATAAAGTCTGCTGGCCCTTAAACCTAATAGGCATGTGTATCTTTGTCTTACTTCTAATTAGATTGGACGTGGGCAGAGAAAAGGGACACTCTGAGTTTGCTTGCTTAACTGAGAAGCCAGTTGGATAAATGTGAGAAACCCTGATAAGGACCAAACAAAGTATACTGCTGcccagggctaggctgtagcaagAGGAACTGACATAATGAGGGTAATGTAGCAGCAGGAATGCACCACTCTGGGATGTCCAAGTCAACCCCCATTTCCCTGTCACGTAGGCATCATGGCTGTCTCTGGAAACCAGAGCAGAGTAGCAGCCCACTGCAGCAGAAGCCTCCCGAAGATGTGTTTACCCTCCCTACATACTCACATGACTTCAGCCAGCTTGCAGCACACACACCTGATTTTCCTAAGCAGGAAGTGTAGCATTTGGCATTTCATCTCTAGGATATAGATCATAGGAGTTCCAGGCGTCTGCTGCATTCCAACAGGTAGTGTGGAATTCTCCTTAAATTCAAGACCAGAAACAAAAATGGCTTCATTGTCCTAATTAAAATTCTCATACTCAGCATGCACCACATTgtaaccctgggttgatattgggcggcctttccccatcctcagtTACTGCGATGattgggaagctgggtatggcctatcttcttgtctctcccctcccccaagaaatggaaagaagaaatagagttTGGAACCAATGACCATACCCACTTCTCCCCAACCCtggatccttcctaccctgatctaCGTAaccatcatctaaaataatttttaaaattccctgaCCTTAAAAAGTTCTGACATACAAAAATATAAGTATAATTAACTACAAAATGAAGTTTACTGGCCCTGACTGCAGAGAAGCAGCCAGGTGAGTCACCTTCCTATGGTACTAAGTTCCAATGGCACTAAAATGAACACTTGACTTCTGACTTACTCATGATGAAGTAGAGCATTCTTCCCAGAGAATGGGAAATATTTTTATGCCTCCCACCTCCAAAATACATTCTGATGGATTTGTGTATATGAGGTAATTCTATATGGTGATTAGAGGAACATTTGAATAGGAAAAGTTACTACTTACAGTACTTACAAGAAGCAAACATCAGAGCTGAGATTTCACAGCTATTATGTAGAATGAAGCTAGTCACAAAACAATTCTCCAGTGAGCACATAGTAAAGGTACCCCAATGGCCATTCCATTGACATACCCTAATATCAAAGCAACATTACCTTTAAAAGTCTGTTAGGAAGCAGTCCCCATCATAATACAGttggtaagccactgcttgagatactgccagcatctcatactggagCCCAGGTTTGGgttctgactgctccagttcgacccagctccctgggaatgaaGGTGGGAGATAACCAGCCTATGGTATCCAGtgtcccctgccatccatgtgggagatgtagatggagttcctgcttcctggcttcaacctggccaaaccctagccattgcagccatgtgtgaagtcaaccagtggatggatatcTCCTTtca from Ochotona princeps isolate mOchPri1 chromosome 1, mOchPri1.hap1, whole genome shotgun sequence encodes:
- the PLAGL1 gene encoding zinc finger protein PLAGL1 gives rise to the protein MRERLFKCLQTDCGKAFVSKYKLMRHMATHSPQKTHQCNYCEKTFNRKDHLKNHLQTHNPNKRAFVCEECGKKYHTTLGYKRHMALHAANSGDLTCGVCSLELESTELLLTHLKSHSEEKPPSTAREKKHRCEHCERCFYTRKDVRRHLVVHTGCKDFLCQFCAQRFGRKDHLTRHTKKTHQQELMRESLQGAEFLGTFHPMAPAFQLQAAALPPFPIGAPGPNGFVGGMPAEIHGFTFGPPEPSVQPMPQLPEPFMAMHPSVAPGSPPPGFQNPKYGAGPTSYPPLANMPLKADTKGFCSINMYEDLPLQEPQSPPKFNPGFDMMKAGLPKINLPKELPPDTVNLAISASLDISTLLSFWQLPPPPPPPPPPPPPPPPPPPPLPPPPPPQNAFGNNTLTLAPGEPVPHGLTCLEQQQPPLPLPLPPPQPQQQQQQQQQQQQQQENPTAVGTVNLGQLPLPPIPHVFTAGTTTAILPHFHHAFR